The following coding sequences are from one Psychrobacter sp. AH5 window:
- a CDS encoding pitrilysin family protein has translation MKNKPLLDAKTMTVPANKNPLVATLTRSLLLGLLVLANPALADTSMAEEYRGSAADVDSSAPIAALSTLTSLDNVAPLKVTVPDIEHFTTSNGVPVSFVRSDALPIVDIDLRFNAGSARDGDIRKQGFGIANMTATMLTQGSKSLDEDAFTRAVETLGIHLNSSAYKDMFIVSLRSLSDDEHLLPAIDLMTQILTEPSFDEQILARNKARLLVGLQQQKQDPGSLASLAFNNALYGDHPYAHPASGTLDTVPTLSQKDLLAFKNRYLVAANASVAMTGNLTLAEAKKLANAITEDLPKGQAAAQLPEPKALTQAKHIHIDFPSSQTTVLMGQLGSKRATDPIAQQQQTSFTVGNEVLAGGNFNARLMTQIRQNLGYTYGISGSMNPMLARGPYKIGFSTRTDKTRAAIDASLEVINETLDKGITSAEMRLTTDNLKNSFPMGFASNAGINGLLGMMNFYQLPDSYLSDYISRIDKVELSEVNETLRQTLDPNKFLIVTVGADDPQLNNRIKESSK, from the coding sequence ATGAAAAATAAACCCTTGCTAGATGCTAAGACAATGACAGTACCAGCTAATAAAAACCCTTTAGTCGCCACTTTAACCCGTAGCTTGCTGTTGGGACTATTGGTATTAGCCAATCCTGCGTTAGCGGATACTAGTATGGCTGAGGAGTACAGAGGCTCAGCAGCAGATGTAGATAGCAGCGCGCCTATTGCTGCTTTATCGACACTCACTAGCCTTGATAACGTTGCTCCCTTAAAAGTGACTGTGCCTGATATTGAGCACTTCACTACTAGCAATGGAGTGCCGGTCTCCTTTGTACGCAGCGATGCCCTACCTATCGTCGATATCGACTTGCGCTTCAACGCTGGTAGCGCCCGTGATGGCGATATCCGTAAGCAAGGTTTTGGGATTGCCAATATGACAGCGACAATGCTGACTCAAGGCTCTAAAAGCTTGGATGAAGATGCCTTTACTCGCGCCGTTGAAACTTTAGGAATTCATCTAAACAGTAGCGCTTATAAAGATATGTTTATCGTCTCACTAAGAAGCTTATCCGATGATGAGCATTTATTGCCCGCTATCGATTTAATGACTCAAATACTAACCGAGCCTAGCTTTGATGAGCAGATTTTGGCGCGCAATAAGGCTCGGCTACTAGTCGGTCTGCAGCAGCAAAAACAAGATCCTGGTAGCCTTGCCAGTCTTGCTTTTAATAATGCCTTATATGGTGACCATCCTTATGCTCACCCAGCATCCGGTACTCTCGATACTGTGCCTACTCTTAGCCAAAAGGATTTACTCGCTTTCAAAAACCGCTACTTAGTGGCGGCAAATGCTTCGGTGGCGATGACGGGTAATTTGACACTGGCTGAGGCAAAGAAGCTAGCGAACGCTATCACAGAGGATCTACCAAAAGGACAAGCAGCCGCGCAGTTACCTGAGCCTAAAGCTTTAACTCAAGCAAAGCATATTCATATCGACTTTCCTAGTAGTCAAACTACGGTACTAATGGGGCAACTTGGCAGTAAGCGCGCTACCGATCCTATCGCTCAGCAGCAACAAACGAGTTTTACCGTAGGTAACGAGGTATTAGCTGGTGGGAATTTTAATGCTAGGCTAATGACTCAGATTCGCCAAAACTTGGGCTATACTTATGGTATCTCAGGCTCAATGAATCCAATGCTAGCGCGTGGGCCTTATAAGATTGGATTTTCGACTCGCACCGATAAAACTCGCGCCGCTATTGACGCAAGCTTAGAGGTTATCAATGAGACTTTGGATAAAGGCATTACTAGCGCTGAGATGCGCTTGACGACTGATAATTTAAAAAACAGCTTTCCGATGGGTTTTGCTAGTAATGCGGGGATTAATGGGCTGCTTGGCATGATGAATTTTTATCAACTACCCGATAGCTACTTAAGCGACTATATCAGCCGTATCGATAAAGTTGAGTTATCAGAGGTTAATGAGACTTTGCGTCAAACTTTAGATCCCAATAAGTTTTTGATCGTCACTGTAGGCGCAGATGATCCACAGCTAAATAACCGTATTAAAGAGAGTAGTAAATGA
- the rodA gene encoding rod shape-determining protein RodA — translation MSSNLQYRFSRQSHHFGQRHEPNIWQRVHIDPWLTLLLLAVCCIGLTILYSASTQNVDMVIRQMVSYVVAFIVMITMAQIPPSVYRSFTPIFYVLGLFLLVLVDLIGEVRMGAQRWINLPGFGSVQPSEFMKLGMPMMCAWFLARRELPPSFMSIAGTLGLIIIPVLLIAKEPDLGTSILVAASGIFVLFLAGLSWWWIGGAVALSIPLVTFAWHFLLHDYQRTRVLTLLNPDADAQGAGWNIIQSKTAIGSGGMTGKGYLDGTQSHLHFLPEGHTDFIIAAFSEEFGLVGVILLMFIYACLLSRALFIAFTHPDTYSRLLAGAIAMSFFVYVFVNVGMVGGILPVVGVPLPFISYGGTAIVTLMAGFGLLMSIHTHRAV, via the coding sequence ATGTCATCTAATTTACAATATCGCTTTTCCCGCCAAAGCCATCACTTTGGGCAAAGACATGAGCCCAATATTTGGCAACGTGTTCATATTGACCCTTGGTTAACTTTATTATTATTAGCAGTGTGCTGTATTGGCTTGACCATTCTTTATAGCGCTTCTACACAAAATGTCGATATGGTCATCCGCCAAATGGTCAGTTATGTGGTGGCCTTTATAGTGATGATAACTATGGCGCAAATTCCGCCCAGTGTTTATCGCAGCTTTACGCCTATATTTTATGTCTTAGGCTTGTTTTTATTAGTACTAGTTGATCTTATCGGCGAGGTGCGTATGGGCGCCCAGCGCTGGATAAATCTGCCAGGGTTTGGTAGCGTGCAGCCCTCAGAGTTTATGAAACTAGGTATGCCTATGATGTGCGCTTGGTTTTTAGCTAGGCGTGAGTTGCCTCCTTCTTTTATGAGTATAGCTGGCACCTTAGGACTTATCATTATACCGGTGCTACTCATCGCCAAAGAGCCTGATTTGGGCACCTCAATACTAGTAGCCGCTAGTGGTATTTTTGTGTTGTTTTTAGCGGGGCTGTCTTGGTGGTGGATTGGCGGCGCGGTCGCTTTGTCTATACCTTTAGTGACTTTTGCGTGGCATTTTTTATTGCATGATTATCAGCGTACTCGAGTATTAACTTTACTCAATCCTGACGCTGATGCTCAAGGAGCTGGATGGAATATCATTCAATCAAAAACTGCTATTGGCTCTGGTGGTATGACAGGCAAAGGTTATTTAGATGGCACCCAATCGCATTTGCATTTTTTGCCAGAAGGTCATACCGACTTTATTATTGCCGCTTTTTCAGAAGAGTTTGGCTTGGTAGGAGTTATTTTATTGATGTTTATTTACGCCTGTTTATTAAGCCGCGCTTTATTCATCGCTTTTACCCATCCAGATACTTATAGTCGACTATTAGCAGGTGCTATTGCTATGTCGTTTTTTGTCTATGTTTTTGTGAATGTCGGCATGGTAGGAGGTATCTTGCCAGTAGTTGGAGTCCCTCTACCCTTTATCAGCTATGGTGGCACGGCTATCGTAACTTTGATGGCAGGCTTTGGTTTATTGATGTCTATTCATACTCATAGAGCGGTATAA
- a CDS encoding D-Ala-D-Ala carboxypeptidase family metallohydrolase yields the protein MNNTKNNDDNGIHNHHRYLDQSYLKTAKSNKTTATTIATIGQLTLAAIVCASSLQAHAAILNDSSERRIQVRQGSANPQVYIAPASNPTNSNYAISGDSLQGLIEQKSRQYHFDAQLSIEESKRLSTTRRAPSYNTTYNTQYINDEYYGNSAADFQLWLSNNRFRAQEVANYQRYLSSRLGAQNVPPLEQLLTTARSWNRCGYEPFQLPPQELWANIVPTLRLYSQLKTQGILPRSTEIRSVYRSPNLNDCAGGADNSKHMTAGAMDIWVPEYDGDLWQLSRMQDSLCQFWQYQGQSMDFGLGLYSTGAIHLDTQGYRKWGFNNTSSSFACRY from the coding sequence ATGAACAATACAAAAAATAATGATGATAATGGCATCCATAACCATCACCGCTATCTAGATCAGTCCTATCTGAAAACCGCTAAATCCAATAAAACTACAGCTACCACCATAGCGACTATTGGGCAGCTGACCCTAGCAGCGATAGTTTGCGCTAGTAGTTTGCAAGCGCATGCCGCTATTTTAAATGATAGCAGCGAGCGCCGTATTCAAGTACGTCAAGGCAGCGCTAATCCTCAAGTCTATATTGCTCCTGCTAGTAATCCTACTAATAGCAACTATGCTATTAGCGGTGATAGTCTCCAAGGTTTAATAGAACAAAAAAGTCGTCAATACCATTTTGATGCTCAGCTCTCTATTGAAGAGAGTAAAAGACTTAGCACTACTAGGCGCGCGCCAAGTTATAATACCACCTACAATACTCAATATATTAACGATGAGTATTACGGTAATAGCGCGGCTGACTTCCAGCTTTGGTTAAGCAATAATCGTTTTCGTGCACAGGAAGTTGCCAATTATCAACGTTACTTGAGCTCGCGGCTCGGCGCACAAAACGTCCCGCCACTTGAGCAACTACTAACCACAGCTCGTAGCTGGAACCGCTGTGGCTACGAGCCTTTTCAGCTACCTCCGCAAGAGTTATGGGCAAATATTGTACCGACCTTACGCTTATATAGTCAGTTAAAAACTCAAGGTATTTTGCCAAGAAGTACTGAGATTCGCTCTGTATATCGTAGTCCTAATTTAAACGATTGTGCTGGCGGCGCTGATAATAGCAAACACATGACCGCTGGCGCGATGGACATCTGGGTGCCTGAATATGATGGCGACTTGTGGCAGCTTAGTCGTATGCAAGATAGTTTATGCCAATTTTGGCAATACCAAGGCCAGTCTATGGATTTTGGCTTAGGGTTATACTCGACAGGAGCGATTCATCTAGATACTCAAGGCTACCGAAAATGGGGCTTTAATAACACTAGTAGCAGCTTTGCTTGCCGGTATTAG